The Pagrus major chromosome 10, Pma_NU_1.0 genome contains a region encoding:
- the trmt10b gene encoding tRNA methyltransferase 10 homolog B, whose product MARIDSDVCEMQLDGVTEVMDLLQIDVETDVVEDRPGGEDTACSKNVLRKQRNWERQLAAKKNKRKEEKQRRKLNREKESGATGDAPQFSKRVMKAITKERLAEAQSTGLKLCVDLSMTDSMSDKEVSRLAGQLRRLYGSNKKATRPFHVFLTDLKEDSRLYRECLRMNEGFLNYMMDITEESCLDLFPPETIVYLTPDAEEALETVDADKVYVLGGLVDESIQKKLSYSRARELSIRTARLPIDEYMVKKHNPKNFHSKILAINQVFDILLTFCNSSSWREALQAWFPPGKGFVVSPEDSQRPSISPTQT is encoded by the exons ATGGCACGTATTGATTCAGATGTGTGTGAAATGCAGCTGGATGGAGTTACAGAGGTGATGGATCTGCTTCAGATAGACGTGGAGACTGATGTGGTGGAAGACAGGCCAGGAGGAGAAGATACAGCCTGTTCa AAGAACGTGTTGAGGAAGCAGCGCAACTGGGAGAGGCAGCTGGCAGCGAAGAAGAacaagaggaaagaagagaagcAGAGGCGGAAGCTCAACCGCGAGAAGGAATCAG GTGCTACTGGAGATGCTCCTCAGTTCTCCAAACGGGTGATGAAAGCGATCACCAAAGAGCGTTTAGCCGAGGCTCAGTCCACAGGGCTCAAGCTCTGCGTCGACCTGAGTATGACAGACAGCATGTCGGACAAG GAGGTAAGTCGACTGGCGGGCCAGTTAAGACGGCTGTACGGGTCGAACAAGAAGGCGACACGACCGTTTCACGTTTTCCTGACAGACCTGAAGGAGGACAGTCGTCTCTACAGAGAGTGCCTTCGAATGAACGAAGGCTTCCTCAACTACATG ATGGACATAACGGAAGAAAGCTGCCTGGACCTTTTTCCTCCAGAAACTATCGTCTACCTCACACCAGATGCTGAAGAAG CTTTAGAAACAGTGGATGCTGACAAGGTGTACGTACTTGGTGGCCTCGTGGATGAAAGCATCCAGAAG AAGTTGAGCTACTCGAGGGCACGAGAACTGAGCATCCGCACGGCGAGGCTGCCCATAGACGAGTACATGGTGAAGAAGCACAACCCCAAGAACTTCCACTCAAAGATCCTGGCTATTAATCAAG TGTTCGACATCTTATTGACATtctgcaacagcagcagctggagagaaGCCCTGCAGGCATGGTTCCCCCCGGGGAAGGGTTTTGTCGTCTCACCAGAAGATTCCCAGCGTCCGTCCATCTCTCCAACACAAACATAG
- the LOC141003874 gene encoding C-X-C motif chemokine 10-like, which translates to MKLCILLVFGALFVVINGMPPISREYNTHCRCLQVESRIIPPDNLRSIKLIPEGPHCPETEVIAGLASGEKVCLNPRSSWVKKLIQFVLEKQLHQQGGAVPKKQA; encoded by the exons ATGAAGCTCTGCATCCTGCTCGTGTTTGGGGCCCTGTTTGTCGTCATTAATG GTATGCCGCCAATCAGCAGGGAATACAACACCCACTGTCGGTGCCTGCAGGTGGAGTCGAGGATCATACCTCCAGACAACCTGAGGAGCATCAAGCTCATCCCGGAAGGGCCCCACTGTCCGGAAACGGAAGTCAT AGCTGGACTGGCGAGCGGGGAGAAGGTCTGTCTGAACCCTCGGTCCTCCTGGGTCAAGAAATTGATCCAGTTTGTTCTTGAGAAACAACTGCATCAGCAGGGAGGGGCAGTTCCAAAGAAACAAGCCTAA